Proteins encoded by one window of Phosphitispora fastidiosa:
- a CDS encoding HypC/HybG/HupF family hydrogenase formation chaperone, with amino-acid sequence MCLAVPAKIVSLAGMTAEIETGGVTKMVSIDLVPEAKINDYVLVHAGFAIQIIDEEEALKTLELFREILEYEASEGVNGA; translated from the coding sequence ATGTGTTTAGCGGTACCGGCAAAAATTGTATCCCTGGCAGGGATGACTGCCGAAATTGAAACCGGAGGGGTGACTAAAATGGTTAGTATTGACCTCGTACCTGAGGCTAAGATCAATGATTATGTACTTGTTCATGCGGGGTTTGCCATCCAGATCATCGATGAGGAAGAGGCCCTAAAGACCCTTGAATTATTTAGAGAAATATTGGAGTATGAAGCTTCTGAAGGAGTTAACGGAGCATAA
- the hypF gene encoding carbamoyltransferase HypF: MSIARYLITVKGIVQGVGFRPFVYSLAKSHSLRGAVKNNPKGVDIDVEGELESVKKFVDELKQKAPPLARIEEIAIQTAAPERYAEFIIKDSECNTDKDLMVAVDSAICEDCLQELFDGSDRRFRYPFINCTNCGPRFTIIKDVPYDRELTTMKAFPMCPDCLQEYRDPGSRRFHAQPNACAACGPRVKLRDSSGGLIDKANPIQRAAELLSENNIIAVKGLGGYHLACNALSKEAVSSLRERKVREEKPFAVMVKDASQAGLYCQVSKDEQLLLESRARPIVLLRKKDSLLAEETAPGNAFLGVMLPYTPLHYLLFEYIDFPLVMTSGNLSDEPIAYEDEDAFLRLGEIAEYFLTHNRVISHRCDDSVTRIYRENEYPLRRSRGYAPAPIKISDSFVPVLAVGGEQKNTFCLTRGSYAFVSHHIGDLENLETLSAFEKEIQLYKRLFNIEPEIVAYDYHPEYLSTKYALELKGIPQTGVQHHHAHTAACMAEHGLQGSVIGVCFDGTGFGPDGSIWGGEFLLASLTSFKRIGHLRYVPMPGGARAVKEPWRMAAGYLHSMLGSSWREVPGISFLKVKNGMLLDTLGDMMDKWLNCPPTSSMGRLFDAAAALLGIRHEVNYEGQAAVEMEQLAVQYLYHWKHMKSNEHIKGIQLIKQEIPGYSFALEEKSNTWEIDTRNLINDIIKEMSEGVPLGEIAYRFHLTVTEIVINTCRMARDVYGENRVTLSGGVFQNMLLLDMAHRRLAEDGFEVFIHRVVPANDGGISLGQAVIASERRKAGCV, encoded by the coding sequence TTGTCAATTGCGAGGTATTTAATTACAGTAAAGGGTATTGTTCAGGGGGTTGGTTTCCGGCCCTTCGTATATAGTCTTGCCAAATCACACTCCCTCAGGGGAGCAGTAAAGAACAATCCCAAAGGTGTCGACATTGATGTCGAAGGAGAGCTTGAATCAGTAAAGAAATTTGTCGATGAACTTAAGCAGAAGGCTCCACCGCTGGCGAGAATAGAAGAAATAGCTATACAGACGGCTGCGCCGGAGAGGTATGCGGAATTTATCATTAAAGATTCGGAATGCAATACAGATAAAGACCTAATGGTTGCTGTTGATTCCGCCATCTGTGAGGACTGTCTGCAGGAACTTTTTGACGGCAGCGACAGACGGTTTAGGTATCCCTTTATTAATTGTACCAACTGTGGACCCAGGTTTACCATTATTAAAGATGTGCCTTATGACAGGGAACTTACCACTATGAAGGCTTTTCCCATGTGTCCTGACTGTCTTCAGGAGTACCGTGATCCGGGCAGCCGGAGGTTTCATGCCCAGCCTAATGCGTGTGCGGCATGCGGCCCCAGGGTCAAGCTGCGGGACTCCTCAGGCGGGCTCATTGATAAAGCAAACCCGATACAGAGGGCTGCTGAACTCCTGAGCGAAAATAACATCATTGCTGTTAAAGGACTGGGCGGGTATCACCTGGCCTGTAATGCACTAAGCAAAGAAGCCGTTTCCAGCCTGAGAGAAAGGAAGGTCAGGGAAGAAAAGCCTTTTGCAGTCATGGTCAAAGATGCGTCTCAGGCCGGCCTGTACTGCCAGGTCAGCAAGGATGAACAACTGCTCCTGGAGTCAAGGGCGCGACCCATTGTACTCCTGCGCAAAAAAGATAGTTTGCTGGCTGAAGAGACAGCCCCTGGAAATGCGTTTCTCGGGGTGATGCTTCCATACACCCCGCTGCATTATCTGCTTTTTGAGTATATTGACTTTCCTCTGGTAATGACAAGCGGAAACCTGAGTGATGAACCAATCGCTTATGAAGATGAAGATGCTTTTTTACGGCTTGGCGAGATAGCGGAATACTTTCTCACCCACAACAGGGTGATCAGCCACCGCTGTGATGATTCGGTAACACGTATATATAGGGAAAATGAATATCCTCTGAGAAGGTCCAGGGGATATGCGCCTGCCCCTATTAAGATTTCTGATTCATTTGTACCGGTACTTGCCGTTGGCGGGGAACAGAAAAATACCTTCTGCCTTACCAGGGGCAGTTATGCCTTTGTTAGTCACCATATAGGGGATCTGGAGAACCTGGAGACACTAAGTGCATTTGAAAAGGAAATACAGCTATATAAAAGGCTTTTTAATATAGAACCGGAAATTGTTGCCTATGACTATCATCCGGAATACCTGTCAACCAAGTATGCCCTTGAACTGAAGGGGATTCCCCAAACCGGGGTGCAGCACCACCATGCCCATACAGCTGCCTGCATGGCGGAACACGGTTTACAGGGCAGTGTCATCGGAGTCTGCTTCGACGGGACGGGTTTTGGACCTGACGGTTCCATCTGGGGAGGAGAGTTTTTACTGGCCTCACTGACAAGCTTCAAGAGGATAGGGCATCTCAGATATGTTCCCATGCCCGGCGGCGCCAGGGCTGTCAAAGAACCTTGGCGGATGGCTGCAGGTTACCTGCACAGCATGTTAGGAAGCAGTTGGCGGGAAGTGCCCGGAATCAGTTTCCTTAAGGTAAAAAACGGGATGCTCCTGGATACTCTTGGTGATATGATGGATAAGTGGCTGAACTGTCCACCCACATCGAGTATGGGAAGGCTTTTTGATGCAGCGGCAGCCCTGTTGGGAATCAGACATGAAGTGAATTATGAAGGTCAGGCGGCTGTAGAAATGGAGCAGCTTGCTGTGCAATATTTATATCATTGGAAACACATGAAGAGTAATGAACATATAAAAGGTATTCAACTTATAAAACAGGAAATACCGGGTTATTCATTTGCCTTAGAGGAAAAATCGAACACTTGGGAAATTGATACCAGGAACCTGATAAATGATATTATCAAAGAAATGTCCGAAGGAGTTCCGCTGGGTGAAATAGCTTATAGATTTCACCTGACTGTCACAGAAATAGTTATCAACACCTGCAGGATGGCCAGAGATGTCTATGGAGAAAACCGGGTGACCTTGAGCGGCGGGGTTTTTCAAAACATGCTGCTTCTTGATATGGCCCATCGACGGCTTGCAGAAGACGGTTTTGAGGTCTTTATTCACCGTGTTGTTCCCGCAAATGACGGGGGAATCTCCCTGGGACAGGCGGTTATTGCCAGTGAGAGGAGGAAGGCGGGATGTGTTTAG
- a CDS encoding translation initiation factor 2 — MGNDRSKLLEDRIRELEGKIEHLRFSRRVLMNLIERIEKDKCDILTKLEKENRKLQKNNSRYAQTLLNKNRQIIEMETKLQIMIKSYPQIYPHRVNNCE, encoded by the coding sequence ATGGGAAATGACCGCTCTAAACTGCTGGAAGACAGAATCAGGGAGTTGGAGGGTAAAATCGAACATCTCAGGTTTAGCCGGCGGGTATTAATGAACCTGATAGAAAGAATAGAAAAAGACAAGTGTGATATTTTAACGAAACTTGAAAAAGAAAACCGCAAACTGCAGAAGAATAACAGCAGATATGCGCAGACACTCTTGAACAAGAACAGACAGATTATTGAGATGGAAACAAAATTGCAGATTATGATAAAAAGTTACCCACAGATTTATCCACATAGAGTCAACAATTGTGAATAA
- a CDS encoding LL-diaminopimelate aminotransferase: MKTSNRLEGLKSAVFAELDEIKEEVAAGGLSIIDLSIGSPDMPPMPHIFHALQEAIDDLDNYGYPSSRGTRDLRETISWWYGQRFGVQLDPETEVLVLMGSQDGLGHMPLCLLDPGDIALVPDPGYPIYTAGVILAGGEVYHMPLKKENQYLPDFEKIPEDIAKRANMMILNYPNNPVAAVADSVFFDRVVEFASRYDIVVCHDVAYSELSFDGYRPPSFLESEGAIKVGVEFHSVSKTYNMAGCRLGFVVGNSEVIEALTRVKSNIDYGVFLPIQMAGITALRGPQDIIRRNAAAYKARRDILIDGLAKIGWVMDKPQATMFVWAPLPKGYTSSEKFAEDILRQTGVAVVPGVAFGRQGEGYVRIALVQDNAIIQEAVRRISDRFSF; this comes from the coding sequence TTGAAGACATCAAACAGGCTTGAAGGACTGAAGTCAGCAGTATTTGCTGAGCTTGACGAAATTAAGGAAGAAGTCGCCGCCGGGGGTTTATCTATCATTGACCTGAGTATCGGCAGCCCGGACATGCCGCCTATGCCGCACATATTTCATGCACTTCAGGAGGCCATTGATGATCTTGATAATTACGGGTATCCATCATCAAGAGGAACCCGGGATCTTAGGGAAACTATCTCCTGGTGGTATGGGCAGAGATTCGGGGTTCAGCTGGACCCGGAAACTGAGGTGCTGGTTTTGATGGGCTCCCAGGACGGGCTGGGACACATGCCTCTCTGTCTGCTTGATCCTGGTGATATTGCGCTGGTGCCAGACCCGGGATATCCTATTTACACTGCTGGAGTTATCCTGGCCGGGGGTGAGGTTTACCATATGCCCCTCAAGAAGGAGAATCAATATCTTCCTGACTTTGAGAAGATACCCGAAGATATTGCCAAAAGGGCTAATATGATGATTTTGAATTATCCTAACAATCCGGTAGCCGCTGTCGCTGACTCAGTCTTTTTTGACCGGGTGGTTGAGTTTGCCTCCAGGTATGATATTGTGGTCTGCCATGATGTTGCGTACTCAGAACTATCTTTTGACGGTTACAGGCCGCCAAGTTTCCTGGAATCGGAAGGCGCCATCAAAGTAGGCGTAGAGTTCCACTCGGTATCCAAAACCTATAACATGGCCGGGTGCAGGCTTGGCTTTGTGGTGGGCAACAGTGAAGTGATTGAAGCGCTGACAAGGGTGAAATCAAATATTGATTATGGTGTCTTTTTGCCCATCCAGATGGCTGGAATTACCGCATTGCGGGGCCCGCAGGATATCATTCGGCGGAATGCCGCCGCTTACAAAGCCAGAAGAGATATCCTGATTGACGGCCTGGCTAAAATCGGCTGGGTTATGGACAAGCCTCAGGCTACTATGTTTGTTTGGGCCCCGCTGCCAAAGGGATATACCTCCTCTGAAAAGTTCGCTGAAGATATCTTGCGCCAAACCGGTGTCGCTGTGGTCCCAGGAGTTGCCTTTGGCAGGCAGGGAGAGGGCTATGTTCGGATTGCCCTGGTCCAGGATAATGCGATAATTCAAGAAGCCGTAAGGCGCATTAGTGACAGATTCAGCTTCTGA
- a CDS encoding dipeptidase, with translation MMVKKSISADALNLHRKLTVVDCHCDTILQVARGKAKLGQYNQAAHIDIPKLQEGGTRVQFFALFIETVFKPQRALSRTLQLIDTFDAEIDSCSHVLSQGQNMKQIKRELKNGKIVAVMGIEGGEALNGDISALRIFYKLGVRFLGLTWNQRNDIADGVAEKITGGGLTCFGRNVVQEMNRLGMIVDLAHVSEAGFWDVLEISKFPVMVSHANCHSLCHHPRNLNDDQIKALAETKGIFGLSFVPEFLGKGKTGISDLLDHIDHVAGLAGTDVIALGSDFDGIEETPAGLNDCCCYPSITAGLLDRGYTEKEIKGIMGENMLRFMKKTLN, from the coding sequence ATGATGGTAAAGAAGAGTATTTCTGCAGATGCCCTGAACCTGCACCGGAAGTTAACTGTAGTTGACTGCCATTGTGACACCATTCTTCAGGTGGCCAGGGGAAAGGCTAAACTTGGACAATATAACCAAGCAGCACACATAGACATTCCTAAACTCCAGGAAGGCGGCACCAGAGTACAGTTTTTTGCCTTGTTCATTGAAACTGTCTTTAAACCGCAGCGCGCGCTGTCCAGGACACTGCAGCTAATTGATACCTTTGATGCGGAAATTGACTCCTGCAGCCATGTTTTATCTCAGGGACAGAATATGAAACAAATTAAAAGGGAATTGAAAAACGGTAAAATAGTTGCGGTAATGGGAATTGAAGGCGGGGAAGCCTTAAATGGTGATATTTCGGCATTAAGAATATTCTACAAGCTTGGAGTACGTTTCCTTGGACTGACGTGGAACCAGAGAAATGACATAGCTGACGGGGTTGCAGAAAAAATCACCGGTGGAGGGCTGACCTGTTTCGGACGCAATGTTGTCCAGGAAATGAACAGGCTGGGAATGATAGTTGACCTGGCTCATGTATCTGAAGCCGGTTTTTGGGATGTCCTGGAAATATCAAAGTTTCCGGTTATGGTATCACATGCCAACTGCCATAGTCTGTGCCATCACCCCAGGAATCTAAATGATGATCAGATTAAGGCTTTGGCGGAGACTAAGGGCATTTTCGGATTAAGCTTTGTTCCTGAGTTCCTTGGCAAAGGAAAAACCGGTATAAGTGACCTTTTGGACCATATCGACCATGTTGCCGGGCTGGCAGGAACAGATGTAATTGCCTTAGGTTCGGACTTTGACGGGATAGAAGAAACTCCTGCAGGCCTTAATGACTGCTGCTGTTATCCGTCAATTACTGCAGGGTTATTGGACCGCGGCTACACTGAAAAAGAGATTAAAGGAATCATGGGAGAAAACATGCTTAGATTTATGAAGAAAACTTTGAATTGA
- the spoVS gene encoding stage V sporulation protein SpoVS has product MEVLKVSAKSNPNSVAGALAGVLRERGGAEIQAIGAGALNQAVKAVAIARGFVAPSGVDLICIPAFTDIIIDGEERTAIKLIVEPR; this is encoded by the coding sequence ATGGAAGTATTGAAGGTTTCAGCAAAATCCAACCCAAATTCAGTAGCAGGTGCTCTTGCCGGTGTTCTTCGGGAACGCGGCGGGGCAGAAATTCAAGCAATCGGCGCCGGCGCTTTAAACCAAGCTGTTAAAGCTGTAGCTATTGCCAGAGGATTCGTAGCACCTAGCGGAGTTGACCTCATTTGTATCCCTGCTTTTACTGACATTATCATTGATGGCGAAGAACGGACAGCAATTAAGCTTATTGTGGAGCCCAGGTAA
- a CDS encoding TIGR00282 family metallophosphoesterase, translated as MRILMIGDIFGRPGRKAVRENLSSIKQELKLDMIIANGENASGGNGITPATANELFDYGIDVLTMGNHVWDKKEILGHIQKEPRIIRPANYPPGTPGRGYGIFNINGVNVGVINLSGLVYLLNLDCPFRTVEQILNEINDLTNIIIVDFHAEATSEKIALGWYLDGKVTAVAGTHTHVQTADERILPGGTAYITDLGMTGPLNSIIGVKIDIALKKFITQMPVRFESADGPFQFNAVVIEVDEDTGSAVSINRVFNIEY; from the coding sequence TTGCGCATCTTAATGATTGGTGATATTTTCGGCCGACCGGGCAGGAAGGCTGTCAGGGAAAACCTGAGTTCAATTAAACAGGAACTTAAGCTGGACATGATCATTGCCAACGGAGAAAACGCATCCGGTGGAAATGGCATAACTCCCGCTACGGCCAATGAACTTTTTGATTATGGGATTGATGTCCTGACAATGGGCAACCACGTCTGGGATAAAAAAGAAATACTCGGACACATACAGAAAGAGCCAAGGATTATCAGGCCTGCCAATTATCCTCCGGGTACTCCGGGCAGAGGTTACGGTATATTTAATATTAACGGGGTCAATGTTGGAGTAATCAACTTATCAGGTCTGGTGTACCTTTTGAACCTTGATTGTCCCTTTAGGACTGTTGAACAGATTCTTAATGAAATAAATGATTTGACCAACATTATTATTGTGGATTTTCACGCGGAAGCCACCTCGGAGAAAATTGCCCTCGGATGGTATCTGGATGGTAAGGTCACTGCAGTAGCCGGTACACATACACATGTGCAGACTGCTGATGAAAGGATACTTCCAGGGGGGACAGCATATATCACAGATCTTGGCATGACAGGACCTCTTAATTCGATAATAGGAGTCAAAATAGATATTGCCCTAAAGAAGTTTATCACACAAATGCCTGTAAGGTTTGAGTCTGCTGACGGCCCCTTCCAGTTCAATGCAGTTGTTATTGAAGTTGATGAGGATACAGGCAGTGCAGTAAGCATTAACAGGGTATTCAATATTGAGTACTAA